The stretch of DNA CAAACGTTGGTTTACTTCCAAAATTTTACCAGTATCTTTCTCATAAATGATAATACCATCATAGGTTAAAGAAAGAATTTGCCTGAATCGATGCTCACCTTCTTCCATTTGTTGCTCCATCTGAGTATAATCGAGCAACTTTCCTTCAAGTTCTTTTATCTTATGCTGTAATCGGCTTATGTTGTCCGATTGTTGATTGTGTGTATTGCCGGGCATAAATACTATAAAGACTAGTTTTATTTCTCACGAAAATAAACGTTTTTTTGCGCAAAAAAAATTTATAATGCAATAAATACAAAAACCTGATTATATAATAAAATACATAAAATAATTATTGTGAAGATTCACAGAAGTTCCTTTCAACACGAATCATCCGGAATTATCTGAGTATTTCCATCCAATTATTTTTAACTTTTATCTATTGGGCTTTACTATCCGCATAATTCCCTTTACCAACTCAACGATCAATAAAGGAGCCAAAGACAAGCATATCACCCAGATCCATTGTGCCTGAGAAAGTGTCGCCAGATGAAAAATATCATGCAGGGCCGGAACCTCGAGCACTATAACCATCATAAGCCCTACCAGGGCAATAGCTCCTAATAAATATTTGTTTTTAAACATATTCCTGAAAGCCGAATGATTTACTGAACGGACATTAAAAATATGGGTTAGCTGGCTAAAGGCAAGTACGGCAAAAGTCATAGTCTGTGCCACTTCTACACTTGATTTCATACCTATCAGGAATGCCGTTAATGATAAAACGCCGACCATACAACCCTGCAAAAGAATCCTGATAACAAAACTCCGGTTCATGATATTTTTATGTGAATCGACCGGTTTCCGTTGCATGATATCTGGATCGGCCGGATCGACGCTCAGTGCCAATGCAGGCAAGCTATCTGTCACCAGATTGATCCAAAGGATATGAATAGGCAATAACGGTGTCGCCCAGTTAGCCATCACCGCAACAAACAATACCACGATCTCACCGATATTTGTAGAAAGTAAAAACTGTATGGCTTTGAGGATATTATCATAGATACGCCTGCCTTCTTCCACAGCCGTAACAATAGTCGCAAAATTATCATCAGCCAGGACAATATCGGCAGCTTCTTTAGATACATCAGTACCGACTATACCCATAGCAACCCCGATATCTGCAAGTTTAAGGGCCGGGGCATCATTCACGCCATCTCCTGTCATGGCCACAATCTCACCCTTACTTTGAAATGCCTTAACAATACGGACTTTATGTTCAGGCGACACCCGTGCATAAACAGCTATAGCTTCCACATTTTTTTCCAGTTCTTTATCTGACATTTTTTCCACATCAAGTCCCGTCAAAGCCTGGTCATCCGGTTCTTTAATCCCTAAGGCATCGGCAATTGCCACTGCTGTTATTTTATGGTCTCCCGTGATCATTACCGGTTTGATCCCGGCACTACGGCATTTATCTACGGCTACTTTCACCTCTTCACGAGGGGGGTCAATCATTCCCAGCATTCCTATAAAAACCAGTTCCTTTTCCAATGCAGAAGATTCGATCTTATCCGGCAAATTGTTAATCTCATTATAAGCCGCGGCCAATACACGCAAAGCTTCTCCGGCCATCACTTCATTCTCTTTCCGGATCTTCTCCTTATCCTGGTCGGTCAAAGAAACAATCCGGTTACTACCATCAAACATCCTGTTGCAACAGGCCAGGACTTCGTCTAATCCTCCTTTAGTATACACCAAAAGCTCCCCCTCGCTCTTGCGATGTACGGTGGTCATCATTTTCCGTTCCGAATCAAAAGGAATTTCAGCAATACGGGGCATCTGTTTCTCAAGATCATCTTTTGCTTGCCCGAACTTCATACCGACATCAAGTAAAGCTGTTTCAGTGGGATCTCCGGTGGTAGTCCAGGTTTTTCCTTCCCTGCTCATTTTAGCATCATTAGCCAGAATAAAAGCCTGTAACATCCATTCATATTTTTTATCCAACGAT from Bacteroidales bacterium encodes:
- a CDS encoding calcium-translocating P-type ATPase, PMCA-type encodes the protein MASDLKFYRLSVEETEKELKTSLTSGLSSGEIKKRVEEYGYNEFEKKKGKTLFRKFVEQFKSFMILVLLAAAIISGVVGYLNGEGFADAVIILVIVILNACIGVAQEAKAEKSLEALEKMSAPHCKVIRDGQIQVIESRELVPGDLVVLETGDSIPADLRLVEAVNLKVTDAALTGESVPEEKFVYPIEQEEVALGDRDNLGFSSSSVTYGRGKGIVIATGTKTEVGKIAAMIQSVPDTKTPMQQRLDQLGKVLGIAAIAICVLIFIVGWIHGKEPLEMFMIAVSLAAAAIPEGLPAVSTIVLAVGVQRLVKKHAIVRTLPSVETLGSTSVICSDKTGTLTQNKMTVVKLYAGDNAIDVSPGTSSLDKKYEWMLQAFILANDAKMSREGKTWTTTGDPTETALLDVGMKFGQAKDDLEKQMPRIAEIPFDSERKMMTTVHRKSEGELLVYTKGGLDEVLACCNRMFDGSNRIVSLTDQDKEKIRKENEVMAGEALRVLAAAYNEINNLPDKIESSALEKELVFIGMLGMIDPPREEVKVAVDKCRSAGIKPVMITGDHKITAVAIADALGIKEPDDQALTGLDVEKMSDKELEKNVEAIAVYARVSPEHKVRIVKAFQSKGEIVAMTGDGVNDAPALKLADIGVAMGIVGTDVSKEAADIVLADDNFATIVTAVEEGRRIYDNILKAIQFLLSTNIGEIVVLFVAVMANWATPLLPIHILWINLVTDSLPALALSVDPADPDIMQRKPVDSHKNIMNRSFVIRILLQGCMVGVLSLTAFLIGMKSSVEVAQTMTFAVLAFSQLTHIFNVRSVNHSAFRNMFKNKYLLGAIALVGLMMVIVLEVPALHDIFHLATLSQAQWIWVICLSLAPLLIVELVKGIMRIVKPNR